Proteins from a single region of Choloepus didactylus isolate mChoDid1 chromosome 10, mChoDid1.pri, whole genome shotgun sequence:
- the LOC119545331 gene encoding ral guanine nucleotide dissociation stimulator-like codes for MESSAQLQSGPDLSCGDAATSVPGHVADTSKPDLEIGMALVTKCPDGQEKQVGESSFPSSLESPGVTSTSSGTTSSSAHPMPRAPLRTQIPCEFLPIYNKMVDDKCIVRVRVDMDNGNVYKSMMLTCQDSTRAFIRKALEKHILEEEDPEDYMLVQIVSPKRRMKIPDRANVFYAMDPSGNYDLLLTKKTSAKGKKGKKGGLFTLLHGKK; via the exons ATGGAGTCCAGTGCCCAGCTCCAGAGTGGCCCCGACCTCAGCTGTGGGGACGCAGCTACCTCAGTCCCTGGACACGTGGCTGACACCTCGAAGCCAGATCTCGAGATAGGCATGGCCCTTGTCACCAAATGCCCTGATGGCCAGGAGAAGCAG GTTGGGGAGTCAAGCTTCCCGTCATCCCTGGAGTCACCCGGTGTCACCTCAACATCCAGTGGCACCACCTCCTCCTCGGCCCACCCCATGCCCAGGGCCCCTCTGAGAACCCAGATACCCTGTGAATTTCTGCCAATTTATAACAAGATGGTGGACGACAAATGCATCGTCCGAGTCAGAGTGGACAtggataatggaaatgtttacaAAAGCATGATG CTGACCTGCCAAGACAGTACACGGGCCTTTATCCgcaaagccctggagaagcatATCCTGGAGGAAGAAGATCCAGAGGACTACATGCTGGTGCAAATTGTTTCACCGAAAAGAC GGATGAAGATTCCAGACAGGGCCAATGTGTTTTATGCGATGGACCCTTCAGGCAATTACGATTTGCTCCTGACTAAGAAAACCTCTGCcaaggggaagaaagggaaaaagggaggCCTGTTCACCCTTTTACACGGGAAGAAGTGA